The DNA sequence CCATCATTAACCATAATTGAGgaaattggattgaaaattgACAATCTATAGGTGCAAATTAATTCCATAAAATTGTTCTAACATCTACAATTATCAAATACTTTATCATCATAAAGGGATCATCTCCAGACCCTTTCTTTCTAATCTACTAAGTCTGGGATtcaaattattaaaatttgatcaaacgtctaaagttattataacatTTAAAGTGAGTCCTTATTTGTAGTCGTTTGATCATTTTTTGATGGTCAGGATCCCCGAACTTAATGAATTAGGAGGAAGAGAtatggagaggatccctttcctttaTCATCCACGCCCAGTTAGGTCCCATTTAAGTATCTTTAACATTtagccctttttttttgttagtggTCCAATTTTTTGTTGATCTAAACGATCATATACGAGTTGTTAATTGGTAACTTTAAATGATCATCTAGTTATGCAGAAATTGATAATAGTTGCGGATCTTATCAATAgcctcaaatttttttttcgtttacAATTATTGTTTACGAAAtttaaatttagaatttcaCTGACAAAGCAGAGATTGAGTATTAGTTCGttaaataattcaaatgaaGTTTCGACCAAACGCACTCTTACCCCAATATGACTCATTTTGCTCACTATTTGAGAATAGTATCGCACATATGGTGCCACCCATATGTCTACTTACTGTATAAATCTGCTACATCCACCCAAAAGAGAAAATGGTCGACAGAAATTTCATCGTACAAGCATCTGGCACAAAATCGCATGGTGATTTCGTAGCCATCTTTACTATTCTCCCACATGGTATGCCTAATTGAACTAATTCCTCCATGTAACAGTAAACTTTGGTTTTAAAGAAGAAGCGATATACCACTGAAttctaaaagtaaaaaaatttacGATGTCATGCAATACAACATGAAAATAGTCTATCAAGAGACATCGATATGAAGAGTGACATAAAATGGAATATGATGAAAGTAAAATATTTCCGATCAATTAATCTCAACATTACATTCATAACGAATCTAAACACAAAGTTATAAATATTAACTTAGCGCATCAAAATATCAATATCGATGGATGAAGAGGACATGGTGTTGTTAATCCTTGAAAAGGCAAGGCTACCAAACTTATTTCCCTTTGCTGTGCTGGTAGCTGGTAGCCATATCCATCGCATCGGATTGAACACAGACGGCAAAAAGGACCAGTGTCGCAATCAACGCACGTGATAAAATAGATTAACTGCACGAGTTGAATTTCTCGATTTAAGGTGTGGTAGTTATTTGGAGCAAGGGCAGCATATCCTTTCCGGCAACTGCGTGTGCCTAACCACAATTGATAGTAGAAAGAGGCAAAGGGTTTGGCAAGACTTATACTCGAAGCGTTCGTCATATCCATCAATTACTATCTTATGAGTTTTGACAAATGCGTATTGTATGTATATCAAACTAGTTCAGGCCAATGACACAACCTTACCACTTCAATTTGTTATATCAAAGAGTTGTTAAAGATAAGTACGAGTACGATATTCAATAACTGATTTCAAATTCACGCATTTATTTATGTTACATTTCATCGGGTTATGCGATGATTTTAATTGTGGATGCATTGTGAGCTACAAATGCAAAAATCGTCAGTATCAACTTGTGCACATGCAAGACCGACCTTATGATTGCTCTTTAGGGGTACTCATGAGTACACGAGCCTTTTCGAAGCCtctaattttatttcaaattctcACATTTATTTAGGGATAAAAAAATACTCTATGCATGCATGCAAGTAGTGGCAAatccaaaattcaaactttgggAGGTCCCAATGTTACAAGTTTAAGTTTTTTAGATAGAAACAGAACGCGAAATCTTCAAAAAGATTCAATTTATTCACTAGCATTTCGTTGAACACTTGGTATGCTAGTTATCGTCAGCTTAACCAAGTTGCGCACATGTTAAAAGATATTGACCCATGCAGAAGCAATATGATGAGTGCTATTGAGAGAACTTGTCAAGTGTTGTCGAAGCGCTATGCGAGAGGCATTTCGTCAAACACTTGGTGGGCACAAAAAAGACATGTACCAAACATTTGAAGGGTCTTCAAAAGACTTTCAAATGTATTTCTCGAACTCTAGGTAATCCTAGAACCACCTTGTCCCAACACACATCCGTCACTGCGTGCAAGAAATTGATCCTGATTGTCGTCCATTCATTCGAATGGTGATCATAACAGTCAATACATTACAAGTTCTGCATACATCAACGATCAAGATCAACATGCGCATGTATGATTTACCTTAGTCATGCTCTCATGCATATATACAATGGATAttgttgatattttttttccaacacGTGAGAAATACATTTTAGTCAGGGAAAGGAAAGTACTGCTGAGAAGTGGTCCTAGGTTATATCATATACTCGAGCAACAGACAAGCACACTTACTAAGTAGAAATGCGCATGTAATGGGAATCTTATTTTACCCGAAAAGCATCTGCCCAATATTGCATGCACACCTCTatggggtggtttgggagtgaggtgattaaaaaaaaaacacccataaaaaaaagctgtgagggttttaggcgtttgataaactgaaaaaaaatggcttattttggaagctgctgtgagaataagttgaaatcaaaggaaaaagctgaagctgctatttgaagctttggaaaactggttttttttcaaagcacacggagctacagtgttcctttaatgaaaagacccactatcagactgttttttttttccaaaagcacttttacaaaaaagtttaccaaacactctgctgatttatttcacaaccgcttattctcacagcacagacgcttattctcacaacagttttttttcaaagcacaacaataccaaaccagccctatatatatctatgtatatatatttgcacGTGGAGTATGCCAAATTGGAAGCTTTTTTTGGTGAGTGCTAAAATTGCTGTCACTGACTCTTTTCCTCCAGAGGGGTAATGATTCTCTGTCAAAGTTGGTTTGGAATAGAATTCCAAACCGATTGAGATAAATTGGAATGGAAGGCTCCCTACTTTCTTTCAACTTAACTGATCATTTAAGGTTGCAGACTAGATCCTTTATTGCAGTGACGAAAAGTAATGATGTTTATGCATCTTAGTGCAAGTTTGATTTCCATAAATTTCTTTCGCCTGACAACCAACAATTAAACTCACTAATGCTactgtttataaaaaaaaaatgataatttaaTATCTTTTTTATTTGCTCGTAAGTCATTTTACAataaattttaatcaaaatgtttttaattctttttgtcAAATGCGATTGTAAAAGTTTTTAAATCGTCGTAATTAATAATGAGTGTTTTATAGTATATAATTGGAAAAATATGGGATATCATTTGGTTAAAATATATGACATAAATTCATAAATGAACGTTTGATATAGTGACACACAATCTTTACGATATTTAGAGGAAATTCTTATGTTCAAATTTGACCAACTCTATCATTaaaaaaagggagttttaacaaaaacattttcggtactgttcacttttaacgaaaaaccacatttataccTTTCATtggtattgttcactatatttttaaaaagagcttttcattaaaagggaagtttttttgaactttttgtagttttcctttaaaaaaaaaaccctaaaaacataCATCCACTAATGATATTTGGATATTCCTAATGTAAATATTTGGTTAAAGATTGAGTTAGATGAGTTGAAAAAATATACATCTAATTTCAAAAAAAGGGAACCGCAACGTTTCCTTTTTGGGAAACAACGATCGTGATAGGCCGGTTAAGGGGGCCTCCATGTTGTCCAATCTTCCAAAAATGGTCCCAATTATCCCCTAATCTAAAACTACAGATTTGTCGAATCTTTAATATTAATTAGACCTTTAACACACATCATAATCAGAACAATGATTAAACTACAGAAAACCCACTAACCCACCTTTTAGGAGATCATAAGCTACGTTATTCAAGCATTAAACAACCCTAATCCATGCACTTAATAATCAACATATCGTCACCCGAAACCTCAAACAAGAGAGTACATTGAACTTGAACTCGGCGCTAGCCAGCGAACACTTCAGCTTCACCCCATCTTTCATAACCCAAGATATACTGATCTTGTTAGGGATTAAATTTGACTGTCACAGTTTTTCGGtccaataatataatattttgtatatgttttttttttccacatgtTGTTGCATTATTTGATCGTAAGGACATGTAAATTGgtcttaaaaaaatttgaatattcTCCGTAGTAAGAAGTTTTTTCAATGCAACTTTTTCTTCATCAATGGGTACTAACGATTAATTCATGTTATAACACGTATCTTCTTTAGTAATACCATACATAGGTTGTAAAAGTGTTGTTACTCAAGCAGTTGAGAGCGTTTACATCGGTACTTGTAGTTTTTTATTGCAATGGCTCACCTCTGATATAGTCATGCTAATAAGTAAACATAGGCTAGTGACATATAATCTTGTAAtccatttatattttaatacgTGAATAACGCCACACATGGTGGGAAAACTTTGGGTACACCGCCATAGTAATATTCCGTTTCAAACAATATATTCGTATCTTGAAAATTCTTATCTCACGTGATCGTATGACTAATGCTCCAAAGTGTCTCCCCACCGTCAATGTGATTGACAGGGATCGTACTTTGATCGGACGGTGGAGAAGCGAGGAGAAGGTTTACAAAAAGAAGagtgagagagaagggagggggaAGGAGGGCATGAAAGGAAAGGGACAGAGAAACGCTGGAGGCTCCGAGAAAAGCTCTCACTGCAAGTGAGTTCGCTTCGCAGCTCCCGAGGTCGCTGTCGATGAAAAAAACAAGTGCCTTGCGTGTCGTGAAATTGTGAGGAGGAGAAGGCGCAGCGGAAGACAAAAGAAATAGTAAAACTCTCCAGTACGCAGTAGGCATTGTGCGCACCAACCTCCACTGTCCAAGGAGATCAAGCACAGCACCaaacacacactctctctctctctacatctaTCGACTTTGAGATTTATTTGAAAGAACTATTTGAATCCGGCGAATGCGAACGTTAATCCGAATCCAAACCCGAACTTGAACCGGATCGGAGTGTGAAAATGGATCCGCCGACGCTCGTAAACGAGTGCTCGTTCTCCAACGCCAATGCGACGTCGTTTCTCTCTGAGATCTGGCCGCTCCCGATGAACGGAAGCGGCGCGAGGGCCGGAGACTCCGGAGGAGCTTTGGGGCTGCGGAGGCCGAACTTCTCGCAGAGTTTCGCGCAGTTTGGGGACGTCTCGGGTGCGATTCGGGACGTCTTGGCCGGTAGTGATCCGAATCCGATGAGCTTGGATCACCGAGGCGGCGGAGGGCATGGCGGTGCCGCGAGGAAAAGGCGCGAGGCCGACGACGAGTCTCCAAAAAGCAGTGGCAATATTGGCGCGGTATTTCTATTGTTTCTTCATTCAATATATAATTCAATTGTTTATTTACTTAAAACTCTGATTAGCTTTTTGCTAATTATAGCAAACTATTTCTGTTTACTTTGTGTTTAGTGATTTTCTTTGAAATTTCTAATGgttttatttgaaatttctaTATCTACACATGTGTAATTGGAATTAGTCCTCTTCTTTAATTGAACAATTTCTAAATCTGCATATTTTTGTTCCAAATTTTGTCTTGGCAGAGTGATTGTGATGGGAAACGGCTTAAAACATCAGCTCGCTGCAGAGATGAGAGTGCTCGCGAGTCGAAAGCCGAAGCGGAAACCAGCTCAGGCAAGCCGGCGGAGCAAAACGCTCAGCCGCCTGATCCGCCTAAGCAGGACTACATACATGTCCGAGCTAGAAGGGGTCAAGCTACTGATAGCCACAGTCTTGCAGAAAGAGTAATTTACTTCATTTGTCTAAGTCCAATATTTTCGAGCGATATTATGAACTACTCTAATTTACGAGACCTGAAATTGAACTCTAGGTTGTTAATGTCAGCTACTTTATAGTAAGGGCTAAAATTTGAGAAACGGGACATGAATAAAGCACTTATGATCCATAACATTCTCTTTTGTTCACATAACACCATCGTCGATTTTGGTTGAATTTTCGATCAATCTTCTTGAGCTATTAAATGATGGACACTGATTGAAAATTTGGAATATATGGTTGACAGGCTAGAAGAGAGAAGATAAGCGAGAGGATGAAAATCCTCCAAGATCTGGTCCCTGGTTGTAACAAGGTAGGGTATGGCCATCCTCTTAATAAATTCATCTACTAGTCAACAACCAATTGCATCTCAATGTGTTCGAAATAGCGCTAATggaatttttttcggtttttatttttaccGAGTTGGTTTCCGCCTTGGATTAACATGTAGAAAACTGCTGATATGGTAAGTTATCCGATTCAGGTTATTGGAAAAGCACTTGTGCTTGATGAGATAATTAATTACATCCAATCGCTACAGCGGCAGGTTGAGGTATGAATATGTTTATAATTTGCAGTCgttcttcatttttactatgAATTTTTCAACATGCAACTTAGGCTCGAGCACTGTCCTTGTTCGGGATGTTGCAGTTCCTGTCGATGAAGCTTGAAGCAGTTAATACAAGAATGAACCCTGGAATTGAGGCGTTTCCTTCTAAAGATGTAAGTCTATAGGTTATGTGCAGTTGTTAAGAGTTTAAAATCGCTTTCACCTCGCTTTTTTCGCTCTCTGAGTGCTTCATTGTAGTACCTTCTTGTTTACTTTTTCCAACTTTTTTCCATATGCCATGGATTATTGCACAC is a window from the Malus domestica chromosome 16, GDT2T_hap1 genome containing:
- the LOC103402951 gene encoding transcription factor BHLH089-like — encoded protein: MDPPTLVNECSFSNANATSFLSEIWPLPMNGSGARAGDSGGALGLRRPNFSQSFAQFGDVSGAIRDVLAGSDPNPMSLDHRGGGGHGGAARKRREADDESPKSSGNIGASDCDGKRLKTSARCRDESARESKAEAETSSGKPAEQNAQPPDPPKQDYIHVRARRGQATDSHSLAERARREKISERMKILQDLVPGCNKVIGKALVLDEIINYIQSLQRQVEFLSMKLEAVNTRMNPGIEAFPSKDFGQQTFDNAAMAFSTQPPREYNRGNSPEWLHMQVGGGFNRTT